Part of the Citrobacter sp. Marseille-Q6884 genome, TGCAACGATTGAAATAGTGCGCGACACAACCACATTTCATGGAATAATGGATATCAAAACCGGAGACAGTAAAGGTATTGTCAATGTCGATGGCATTGTTAAAGATGCCGCGAAAAATGAGCAAACCGTACAACGAATGGTGTTATTTACCCACTCCAGTTATGGTTCAAGTCCGGTATGGGTTTCACAGGAAATCCATATTTCAAATCGTGAAACGGCGCCTGCCAGTATCATTCGGCAGCTTCTGCCTGATTTGTTCCTGACGAATACCAGCGTGTCCAATGTCGATCTCTTCGCACTCAATAACAGAACTTATCTGATTACCAAAGAAGGGATACCTTATTTGTACTGTCAGAATTATGCCTTGCCAAAAAATGAATAATGACGAAAATATGAAAGAGTCACTTGATACGGACTTCACTAATCCCCCTCCGATGATGCTTTGGGGTGTTGATGCTGATTATTAACGATTATTTCCCATCCTTATAATTACACAAGGCATCTCCATGAGCCGATACCATGTATCCAGTAGCGAAGGTCAGTATGAGAAAGACTCTGGTGAGCAGATTTTGGCTAATAAGCTGGGGATCGCGACTTCTGATGAGATGGATGAAGCGGAACTTGTCCTGTTAGAACAACTCTACCAGTCTGTTTTTGAAGAACAGTTCCCGGAAGGACAGCTCAGCGTAGCCATGCTAAAAAGCTGGCATCGCCGCTGGTTAGGTAACATCTACGCGTGGGCTGGACAAGAAAGAGCGGTCAATATCAGCAAGGGCGGCTTTATGTTTGCCCCTTCAGCACAATTGCCAAAACTGCTGAACGAATTCGACAACAAGTATCTGGCTCAATACACGCCGTGTAGCGGCATGGACGAAGAACAACTCATCACCGCTATCGCCATCACCCATGTCGAACTGATACTTATCCATCCATTCAGAGAGGGAAACGGGCGCCTGTCTCGACTATTAGCCGACGTGATGGCCGTTCAGGGAGGATACAAACCGCTGGATTATCAAAGCTGGGAGCAAAACAAAACCCAGTATATCTCGGCTATCCATTCGGGCGTATCATTGGACTACGAGCCGATGAGGCACTGGGTCAGAGAAGCATTAAGAAGAGGCTAAACCGCAAGACGTAAATGAGCGAACTTTTTGCGCGTCGCTTCAAGGGAAGCTTCGATCTTCGCGGAGGACTGCCCTGTTTCAACAGCCGTAGATGTCACTACTGAGCGAACGATGTCAGCTCGAGACGGCTGAGAGTAGCTTGCCTGAGTTTTTTTACTTTTATTCATCGTCACTCCTGAAAAGCAGAATCCGGGCTGAAAGACATCGTTCAAACAGTATACCAAAACTTATACGCAAATTCACATCACGCCCCGTCAAAGACTCACTCATCGGCCAAGCCCTTTAAGTAATACATCAAACGGGCAACATCCTTA contains:
- a CDS encoding Fic/DOC family protein, with product MSRYHVSSSEGQYEKDSGEQILANKLGIATSDEMDEAELVLLEQLYQSVFEEQFPEGQLSVAMLKSWHRRWLGNIYAWAGQERAVNISKGGFMFAPSAQLPKLLNEFDNKYLAQYTPCSGMDEEQLITAIAITHVELILIHPFREGNGRLSRLLADVMAVQGGYKPLDYQSWEQNKTQYISAIHSGVSLDYEPMRHWVREALRRG